In Moraxella nasovis, the sequence CAGGGTAAGCTGGATAAATTGCCACCCGCTGCGCTAAAAAGCTATGAAGACAACAAAAAAGAAGCCATAGAATTACTTGGTCCAAATTTGGATGGTGCTTCTGGCACTGTGGCAAGATTGACAGGGGCGATTAATGCAGCTAACACTGCCGAAGCTCAAAAAGGGCAAGGCACTCAAGTTGATATTCGCACCAATAATCTGACTGCCTTGCTTGGTATGAAATTTGGTGATAATAAGCAATTTCAAATATATGGCGGCCCTTCTTTAAGCCGTGTGTCGGGTAATGTGGCTTTGCGTGGTGTGGCGTATTCTGGCTTGACAGGTTATGACGCTCGCATTAAGCCTGATACAGATCTAGGCTGGGTGGCAGGTGCTTCATACAGCATTCCAAAAATCGCCCTAAAAGCTGCCTTGACTTATCGTTCAGAGATTGAGCATGAAAGTAGCATTTATGAAAATGTTCCTGCGACTGGTAAAGAATCAAGCAGCAAGTTTGGCGTAAAACTACCACCATCTTATAACCTAGATTTTCAAACAGGGGTAAATCCAACCACGCTACTTAGTGCAAAAGTACGCTATGTACCGTGGAGTGATTTTGAGATTCGTCCACCAGCTTATGGGGCGGTAACTGAGCGTGTGGCAGGTAAGCCATTACCTATTGTCAGCTACGCTAAAGATCAATGGTCAGTTGATGTATCTTTGGGTAAAAGATTGGCACCAAAATTGGCGGTATCAGCAGGCATAGGCTATGACAGCGGTGCAGGTAAGATGGCAACGACACTAGGGCCGATTAACGGATATTATAGTGCTTCGCTTGGGGCAAAATATGACGTGACCAAAAACTGGTCGGTGTCTGTGGGCGGTAAATACTTGAAATTTGGCGATGCGACAGCAACACTGCCAACGGGTCAAGTCGCTGGTCACTTTAAAAATAATGACGGCTTTGCCGCTGGTCTAAAACTTGCTTACCAAGCAAAATAAATCTAAGCTGTATTACATAAATTAACCGTTAATTAAAAAAGCCAAAGCAGAAGTTTTGGCTTTTTTTGTTTTTCTTATCAAATTTATCAAGATTACCAAATTTACCAAATTTATTTATTGAGCTACCTAAGCCATTAGATAAGGGTAGGTAATTATTAAAGTGATTTATTAAGCCTAAGTATTTATGTATAGGCGTGAATTTGACGATTGGGATTGATGGTTTTTTAATGTTTGCTAGCTATCATTAATCATTAGCACCTATTACCACCCACCATTAGCCATCGCAATTTTTGATAAAATCTGTTATGATAAGTTGTTATTTTAATTTTAATATCACTTAAAAACCATTTAGATTGCTTATGAAAATTCTACCAGAACAGCCGTTTTTAATCGCACCATCTATTTTGTCCGCCAATTTTGCACGCTTGGGCGATGACACGCAGGCGGTACTTGACGCAGGGGCAGATGTCGTGCATTTTGATGTCATGGATAATCATTATGTGCCAAATTTGACCTTTGGGGCGATGGTGTGCCGTGCCTTAAAAGATTATGGTATCAAAGCCCCCATTGATGTGCATTTGATGGTAAAGCCTGTGGATACAATGATTGAAGCATTTATCAAGGCAGGGGCGGACATCATCACGTTTCACCCAGAGGCCAGCGAGCATATTGACCGCAGTTTACAGCTCATCAAAGATGCTGGGGTAAAATGCGGATTGGTATTTAATCCTGCCACGCCCCTGCATTATTTGGATCATACTATTGATAAGCTAGACCAAATTCTTATTATGAGCGTAAACCCCGGATTTGGCGGTCAAACATTCATTGATGGTACGCTAGATAAGGTGCGTACAGCTCGGCGTATGATTGATGAGCGGGGTTTGGACATTCGCTTGGAGATTGATGGTGGGGTTAATCCACAAAATATCGGCAGTATTGCAGAAGCTGGCGTGGATATGTTTGTGGCAGGTTCGGCGATTTTTAGTCAGCCTGATTATAAGACAGTCATTGATGCCATGCGTAATGAGTTACAAAAAGTCCATGCGGTGTCGGTGTGATGCATAACATTTCACCAAAAAACCAAGCCAATACCAAGCTTGTACCGCTTGGGATAACGGTGGGTCTTGCGATATTTGCCTTTGCATTAGCAGTTGCAGGCTACGGCTTTCGTCTGTTAGCAGGTGATGAGCTTGGTGCTGTTATTCGCCATGCCCTTGTTGTTGTGTCATTTTTTATGATTGTAATCCCTGCTTTGTTTGTGGGGGGTGCAAAGCTGCTAAACAAGTTTAGTGGGACTCAGATTCAGACGAGAAACGCAGTAACACTTGGCTATCTTATGGCTTGTGTGATGATTTTAACCATTATGGGGCGATACAGCTGATGGCGGTTTTAGATATTTTGCCAGATTGCTGGGTGCCAAAAGATGTACCTAAGGGCTTGATTTTATCACTTATCGCCATAATTATGTTAATAGGGCTATCAAGCTATCGTTATGGCGAGGGTGATGCGTGGCAGGGCGTGTTGCATGTGCTTGAGAACTGGGTGTTTTATCTGATTTTAATGCCTAGCTTGACCGCAGTAATCAGTTCGCCGATCAAATATCGAGATGAAAGTTTTGATTTGAAGATGGCTTACTATTTGGGTATGTTTGTGGGTTTGCTGTTCATGTTAGCCAAGCTAAGATATTGGCGGTGATGGAGTGACATGGGTCATTAGCATATCTAAGAATGATCAATAAAAAAGGTAGATGAATGCAAAATATCAAAAAATTATCCAAGAATTTTAGCAAATTATTAGACCAACAAAACCTAAGTACTAAAGAATTATCAACACTCATTGATGTGCCACAAAGCACACTCACGCGTTTAATCAATGGCACAATCAAAAATCCTAATCAGACAGTTTTAATAAAAATTGCTCAATTTTTTGGGGTGGCTGTTACTGAGCTGACGGGTGAGCTAAACGCTGATATGACAAGCTCGCAAGCACAAGAATATTTGTCTGATGATGATTTTATGCAGATGAGTGTGCAAGAAGTCATGCTAGAGCTGATCCAAGATGATGAGGGCAGGTTAGTGCTGCGTGAGTCAAAGAATCATGATGAGGTCTTAGTTTGTATTGATTTTTCAGAAAAAGTTAAATCACTACTGGCAGGAGATGTGCGTATCATCGGCGAGCATATGATTCAAGCAGCGTTAGCATCAGTTATGCAGCAGCAAATAAACCGCTATCACGCTCACATCCACGATGAAGAGCCTGAGCGATACAGCTGATTAAATCGCCAAAATAGTCTAATAAACATAAAAATAATTATCTAATAAACATAAAAATGGGTGCAGTATCGCACCCATTTTTATTAGCCTAAATATGGCTAAGCAGATGCCATCAAGCTTGCATTGCCACCAGCGGCAGTGGTGTTATGACTGCAACTGACTTCGTGGTATAAGCGTGCCATATCTAGTCCTTTTGTTGCATCGATAACTTTACGAATCGCACCATCTAAGTGTGCAAGTCTCACCTTTTCTTCTGACGGTAGAGCATCTAAAGCGATGATAATATCATGTTCATCGGCAGCCGTCTGTGATGAGACTTGCAAAACTTTTGGTAAATGCTTTGCCCATGCTGACAAACTATGATCTTCGGTGATATGAACCTTAATACCATTTGCTGCAAGTACTGCCAATGCTTTAGCTGCACTGACTTGGTCGCCACCATATAGTCTAACTGCTGCTGGCGTGTGCCATATTAAGGTGTTAGTCTCTCCAGTAGGGCCACTTAGCACCGAGGTGGCTTGATTTAGCGATGTTTGGCGTGCTTGTGTTGCAGCTTCTTGGATCTGGCGTATGTCATTTGCACCAATGTTCATCTTATTGGCAGTGGCCAAAACAGATTCTAAAGCATCATCATGAATGTTAGCATCGCTTGCTATCGGTAGATTCCAGTTATCTAGGCGACTTAAGCGTTGAAGATAAAAAGGACCGCCTGCTTTAGGGCCTGTGCCACTCATCGCATGACCACCAAATGGCTGTACACCGACCACCGCACCTACGATATTGCGATTAATGTAGATGTTTCCTGCTTCAATGCGATTACAGATATGCTCAATCGTGCCATCAATACGGCTGTGAATGCCATGCGTTAAGGCATAACCCTTAGCGTTAATGTGATCAATCAATATATCTAACTCATGTGCCTTAAATCGTACGACATGCAATACAGGGCCAAAGACTTCTTTTTTAAGCTGTGATAAGTCTTCTAGCTCAAATAAAATAGGTGCAACAAAAGTGCTATCGCTTGCTTGAGATTTTATGGTAATCTCATGATAAGGGGCGATTTGTTTGAGTGCATTGATGTGATTAAGTAAGTTTTCTTGGGCTTCTTGATCAATAACAGGACCTACGTCGGTTGAGAGTTTGGCAGGGTTATCCACTACCAGCTCATCCATCGCCCCTTTAATCATCTCAATCATATGGTCAGCAACGTCTTCTTGCACGCATAAAATGCGTAATGCTGAGCAGCGTTGTCCAGCAGAGTCAAAGGCTGAGGCAAGCACGTCGGTACATACTTGTTCGGCTAAGGCGGTACTATCAACGATCATCGCATTCATACCACCTGTTTCGGCGATTAGTACAGGATTATCATTTCGCTGTGCCAGTAGGGTATTAATGCGTTTGGCGACATCGGTTGAGCCTGTAAATATCACGCCATCGATATTTGTGTTGGAAGTAAGGGCAGAACCAACGTCACCTGCACCCAGTACCAGCTGAAGTACGTCGGTCGGTACGCCACATTCATG encodes:
- a CDS encoding helix-turn-helix domain-containing protein gives rise to the protein MQNIKKLSKNFSKLLDQQNLSTKELSTLIDVPQSTLTRLINGTIKNPNQTVLIKIAQFFGVAVTELTGELNADMTSSQAQEYLSDDDFMQMSVQEVMLELIQDDEGRLVLRESKNHDEVLVCIDFSEKVKSLLAGDVRIIGEHMIQAALASVMQQQINRYHAHIHDEEPERYS
- a CDS encoding outer membrane protein transport protein — translated: MRSSFQLKLLSLAVATLGTATVANAAGLDRSGQDVSAFLQDGTYAELVYTYVDADVSGHGLNAVRKETPNPATGKPDISTTYVQGEATGDMTPSYDFFRYGVKADINDTFSVGVLYDEPFGASVLQQGSSNFVSQGGDHTINELTVAASQQLPTVQEAINAHGLLSRKAGILRSGVINGGKRIEELRQQGKLDKLPPAALKSYEDNKKEAIELLGPNLDGASGTVARLTGAINAANTAEAQKGQGTQVDIRTNNLTALLGMKFGDNKQFQIYGGPSLSRVSGNVALRGVAYSGLTGYDARIKPDTDLGWVAGASYSIPKIALKAALTYRSEIEHESSIYENVPATGKESSSKFGVKLPPSYNLDFQTGVNPTTLLSAKVRYVPWSDFEIRPPAYGAVTERVAGKPLPIVSYAKDQWSVDVSLGKRLAPKLAVSAGIGYDSGAGKMATTLGPINGYYSASLGAKYDVTKNWSVSVGGKYLKFGDATATLPTGQVAGHFKNNDGFAAGLKLAYQAK
- the rpe gene encoding ribulose-phosphate 3-epimerase translates to MKILPEQPFLIAPSILSANFARLGDDTQAVLDAGADVVHFDVMDNHYVPNLTFGAMVCRALKDYGIKAPIDVHLMVKPVDTMIEAFIKAGADIITFHPEASEHIDRSLQLIKDAGVKCGLVFNPATPLHYLDHTIDKLDQILIMSVNPGFGGQTFIDGTLDKVRTARRMIDERGLDIRLEIDGGVNPQNIGSIAEAGVDMFVAGSAIFSQPDYKTVIDAMRNELQKVHAVSV